Proteins from a single region of Gemmatimonadaceae bacterium:
- a CDS encoding histone deacetylase, translated as MARFSSSLPADEGPSGSSAGGGSRVAFISHRDCGRHDTGWGHPEHVGRLRAVTRALRNSPALFDSVDQIEGRHATMEEIALVHNPDYVAAIQRLAAAGGGSPDPDTVVSEGSWDAATASAGCAVTAVDRAMSASGGRSFCAVRPPGHHALKSRSMGFCLFGNVAIAARYAQTVHKLERVLIVDWDVHHGNGTQALVENNASIHFVSMHQWPWYPGTGSADDRGLHENVWNLPMAGGLAPERYVEALQGGIDAATVGFVPDIVLISAGFDSLAGDPLGGFTLEPDHIGTLTRALVEQARAWCAGRVVSVLEGGYAPDRLAEGCMAHLAALA; from the coding sequence ATGGCTCGATTCTCCTCCTCGTTGCCCGCCGACGAAGGCCCGTCAGGTAGTTCAGCGGGCGGCGGCTCGCGGGTCGCTTTCATCTCCCACCGCGACTGCGGACGGCACGACACCGGCTGGGGCCATCCGGAGCACGTCGGCCGGCTGAGAGCCGTCACGCGCGCACTTCGAAACAGTCCGGCACTGTTCGACTCGGTCGATCAGATCGAAGGCCGACACGCCACCATGGAAGAGATCGCTCTTGTGCACAATCCCGATTATGTCGCGGCGATACAGCGCCTCGCGGCCGCCGGCGGGGGCAGTCCCGATCCCGACACAGTCGTGAGTGAAGGCTCCTGGGATGCCGCGACCGCGAGTGCCGGATGTGCGGTCACGGCGGTTGATCGCGCGATGTCGGCTTCCGGTGGCCGCTCGTTCTGCGCGGTGCGTCCGCCAGGACATCACGCGCTGAAATCGCGGTCGATGGGGTTTTGCCTGTTCGGCAACGTCGCGATCGCGGCGCGATACGCGCAGACTGTGCACAAGCTCGAGCGCGTGCTGATTGTCGACTGGGATGTTCATCACGGCAACGGCACGCAGGCTCTCGTGGAGAACAATGCTTCGATCCACTTCGTCTCGATGCACCAATGGCCGTGGTATCCGGGGACGGGCTCCGCCGACGACAGAGGATTACATGAAAACGTGTGGAATCTTCCAATGGCCGGAGGACTCGCGCCCGAGCGTTACGTCGAAGCTCTGCAAGGCGGAATCGATGCGGCGACAGTCGGCTTCGTGCCTGACATCGTCCTGATCTCCGCGGGTTTCGACTCGCTCGCCGGCGACCCCCTCGGCGGCTTCACCCTCGAGCCGGATCATATCGGGACCTTGACGCGGGCACTCGTCGAGCAGGCTCGCGCATGGTGTGCGGGACGAGTCGTGAGCGTGCTCGAGGGAGGATATGCGCCTGACAGATTGGCGGAGGGGTGCATGGCGCATCTCGCGGCGCTCGCCTGA
- a CDS encoding magnesium transporter CorA family protein, with protein MENPDNGGGSVTSVKLRDRSTDAASDRDADGEAPWSCYHSPDRGVQQGLSVDEIRRMVESGTGNLWVDIDYRYPSQVALLEDVFHFHPLAIEDSLNPNSRVKIEEYKGFLILIVRTVALRAETEDPYDIETVNLTCFLGQNYLVTVHGENAPPIETTVQLLERKPELAEAGPARLMHAIVDEAVNAYFPIIDQLDEFVDGLEDRIFGSFDKDALRDIFSVKRLVLSLRRHLAPERDVFAVLTNRPSSLLTLDTQIYFRDIYDHILRINDALETFRELLSNTLDSYLTQVSNRLGSITKALSTVATITLPFIIVSGMWGMNFDRIPLAHSPDGFWIMLVFQLALGALLLIALKWRKLL; from the coding sequence ATGGAAAATCCTGACAACGGAGGCGGTAGCGTAACCTCCGTCAAGCTCCGTGACCGGAGCACCGACGCCGCATCGGATCGTGACGCTGACGGCGAAGCTCCGTGGAGCTGCTACCACTCTCCCGACCGCGGAGTTCAGCAGGGCCTTTCCGTCGACGAGATCCGTCGTATGGTCGAGTCGGGCACGGGAAATCTGTGGGTGGACATCGATTACCGTTACCCGAGCCAGGTCGCGCTGCTGGAGGATGTTTTTCATTTCCATCCGCTCGCGATCGAAGACAGCCTGAACCCGAACTCGCGCGTGAAGATCGAGGAATACAAGGGGTTCCTGATCCTCATCGTGCGAACGGTCGCGCTTCGCGCCGAGACCGAGGACCCATACGACATCGAGACAGTAAATCTCACCTGCTTCCTGGGGCAGAACTATCTGGTAACGGTTCACGGTGAGAATGCGCCACCGATAGAGACGACTGTCCAGCTGCTGGAGCGAAAGCCCGAGCTCGCCGAGGCGGGACCCGCACGCCTGATGCATGCGATCGTGGATGAAGCCGTGAACGCGTACTTTCCCATCATTGACCAGCTCGACGAGTTCGTCGACGGACTCGAGGATCGGATTTTCGGCTCATTCGACAAGGATGCCCTTCGCGACATCTTCAGCGTCAAGCGGCTGGTTCTCTCTCTCCGCCGGCACCTCGCCCCCGAGCGGGACGTGTTCGCGGTACTGACGAATCGCCCGAGCTCGCTCCTCACGCTCGACACACAGATTTATTTCCGCGACATCTACGACCACATTCTGCGAATCAACGATGCACTCGAGACCTTCCGCGAGTTGCTGAGCAACACCCTCGACAGTTACTTAACGCAGGTCTCGAACCGGCTTGGATCCATCACCAAGGCATTGAGTACTGTCGCCACGATCACGCTCCCGTTCATCATCGTCAGCGGGATGTGGGGAATGAACTTCGACCGTATTCCTCTGGCGCACTCGCCTGATGGGTTCTGGATCATGCTCGTGTTCCAGCTCGCGCTCGGCGCTCTGCTTCTCATTGCCCTGAAATGGCGCAAGCTGCTGTAG
- a CDS encoding GvpL/GvpF family gas vesicle protein: protein MAQAAVDALRLYGVAAVESNAVASLAAGTTIVPFRMLGAVVAPTKYARVPVDEAEIGEYTRILEEVQSNTAVLPAPPGTVFRTRDSLARWLELHYFTLTQAIGVVEGHSEARVSITKSATADQKDATADEMKEHTKQLASVASDSMRVLRGQATATITLPVSEDDTTVVAQASFLVDMERWALFCELVAKEDERHTDINFRLSGPWPPYDFVRMEFGG from the coding sequence ATGGCGCAAGCTGCTGTAGACGCTCTCCGCCTTTATGGTGTGGCCGCGGTGGAGTCGAACGCCGTCGCCTCGCTGGCTGCGGGTACGACCATCGTGCCTTTCCGGATGCTGGGCGCTGTCGTGGCACCGACGAAGTACGCGCGCGTGCCGGTGGACGAAGCCGAGATAGGCGAGTACACGCGCATCCTCGAGGAAGTTCAGTCGAATACCGCCGTGCTTCCTGCCCCGCCGGGGACCGTCTTTCGCACTCGCGACAGCCTCGCGCGCTGGCTGGAGCTGCATTACTTCACGCTCACTCAGGCGATCGGAGTTGTGGAGGGCCACTCGGAGGCGCGGGTGAGCATCACCAAGTCCGCTACAGCGGACCAGAAGGATGCGACAGCGGACGAGATGAAGGAGCATACGAAGCAGCTTGCGTCGGTGGCGTCCGACTCGATGCGTGTGCTCCGGGGGCAGGCTACCGCAACAATAACGTTGCCCGTTTCGGAAGACGATACTACAGTAGTCGCTCAAGCGTCCTTTCTTGTGGACATGGAGCGCTGGGCGTTGTTCTGCGAGCTGGTCGCCAAGGAGGATGAGCGTCACACCGACATCAATTTCCGATTGAGCGGACCGTGGCCTCCTTATGACTTCGTTCGAATGGAGTTCGGCGGGTAA
- a CDS encoding serine/threonine-protein kinase, producing MFCPDCGSWNRASAARCLRCSELLPAIPNKTSQPPDPVITALRYVTGGRYSIMHRVGEGGMANVYYALHVALDCPVVVKVMHQHLARDPDMRERFRREAESAAQLVHPHICKITDFGSVGDQVYLVMPYLARGTLADRINNRRSFPPERTAAIAAQVACALDYAHRHGLVHRDIKPDNILFDEDENALVTDFGIATGHFRARMTGTGNVMGTPHYMSPEQARGKLLDGRSDLYALGVVIYETLLGFPPFDGADGYSISYKHVTETAASPDIVDSRIPPQLSAIVMKCLEKQAADRYQRGNDLADALIAFLNVSQAPDDLRGAWSARVLAPRAALAPAGSQV from the coding sequence ATGTTCTGTCCTGATTGCGGTTCGTGGAACCGCGCCTCTGCGGCGCGCTGCCTTCGCTGCAGTGAGCTGCTGCCGGCGATCCCGAATAAGACCTCTCAGCCGCCCGATCCGGTTATCACGGCCCTCCGTTATGTAACGGGCGGGCGCTACAGCATCATGCACCGCGTTGGCGAAGGCGGGATGGCAAACGTCTACTACGCCCTCCATGTCGCGCTCGACTGTCCCGTGGTGGTCAAGGTGATGCACCAGCATCTCGCGCGTGACCCCGACATGCGCGAGCGCTTCCGGCGTGAAGCGGAGTCCGCCGCGCAGCTCGTACACCCTCATATCTGCAAGATTACGGATTTCGGATCGGTGGGAGACCAGGTGTACCTGGTCATGCCGTACCTGGCCCGGGGCACTCTCGCGGATCGCATCAACAACCGGCGATCGTTCCCGCCGGAGCGCACGGCGGCAATCGCCGCACAAGTCGCGTGCGCACTCGACTACGCGCACCGGCATGGGCTCGTTCATCGCGACATCAAACCCGACAATATTCTGTTCGACGAGGATGAGAATGCGCTGGTGACCGATTTCGGGATTGCCACCGGTCATTTTCGCGCCCGCATGACCGGCACCGGGAACGTGATGGGGACGCCGCACTACATGTCTCCCGAGCAGGCCCGTGGAAAGCTTCTCGACGGCCGCAGCGATCTATATGCGCTGGGTGTGGTGATCTACGAGACGCTCCTTGGATTCCCACCGTTCGACGGCGCCGACGGGTATTCCATCAGCTACAAGCACGTCACCGAAACGGCGGCTTCCCCTGACATTGTGGATTCGCGAATTCCACCGCAGCTCTCGGCGATCGTGATGAAGTGTCTCGAGAAGCAGGCCGCGGATCGGTATCAGCGGGGCAATGATCTCGCTGACGCGCTGATCGCCTTCCTCAACGTGTCGCAGGCGCCCGATGACCTGCGTGGAGCATGGAGCGCGCGTGTGCTGGCGCCCCGCGCCGCCCTGGCTCCGGCCGGGAGCCAGGTGTGA
- a CDS encoding dipeptide epimerase, whose translation MKLSHEIISLDTRYPFVIARGGYAAHENVVVRIVDDEGIEGWGEAAPNRYYGESVGSVAAALEQFVPVLSAANAWSLEAIEAQLNRTLRGNGSAKSAVSAALHDIVGKRLGVPVYRLLGLDAADVPESSFTIAIADNEGLRQRVADAAEYPILKVKLGTDRDMEIVRVVREAAPHKRLRVDANAAWTPAEALRMAVFLKDHDIEFIEQPVVAHDIEGLRFVRTRSPIPIIADESCLVATDIPRLAGAVDGINIKLAKCGSLREALRMVHVARSFGMMVMAGCMIESSLGISAMGQLAPLLDHADLDGAALLSNDPFRGVSISGGRIELGEGAGLGVTRAAASDQRLASAGSR comes from the coding sequence GTGAAGCTTTCGCACGAAATCATATCGCTCGACACCCGGTACCCGTTCGTCATCGCGAGGGGCGGGTACGCGGCGCACGAGAACGTCGTCGTCCGCATTGTGGACGATGAGGGAATTGAAGGCTGGGGAGAGGCTGCACCCAACCGGTATTACGGAGAATCGGTCGGCTCCGTTGCGGCCGCGCTCGAGCAGTTCGTGCCGGTGTTGAGCGCCGCGAATGCGTGGTCGCTCGAGGCGATCGAAGCTCAGCTCAATCGCACACTGCGGGGAAACGGGTCCGCGAAAAGCGCAGTCAGCGCCGCTCTGCACGACATCGTCGGCAAGCGGCTCGGAGTGCCGGTCTACCGGCTCCTGGGTCTCGACGCCGCCGACGTTCCGGAGTCCAGCTTTACGATCGCTATCGCCGACAACGAGGGATTGCGCCAGCGCGTTGCCGACGCTGCGGAGTATCCCATTCTCAAGGTGAAGCTCGGCACCGATCGCGACATGGAAATTGTTCGCGTCGTTCGCGAAGCTGCTCCGCATAAGCGCCTTAGGGTGGACGCCAATGCGGCGTGGACTCCCGCGGAAGCGCTGCGCATGGCTGTGTTTCTCAAGGACCATGATATCGAGTTCATCGAGCAGCCGGTGGTGGCGCACGACATCGAAGGCCTCCGCTTCGTGCGCACGCGCTCACCGATTCCCATCATCGCCGACGAATCGTGTCTCGTTGCGACCGATATCCCACGGCTGGCCGGCGCCGTCGACGGCATTAACATCAAGCTCGCGAAATGTGGAAGTCTGCGTGAGGCGTTGAGAATGGTTCATGTCGCGCGCTCCTTTGGCATGATGGTGATGGCAGGCTGCATGATCGAGTCGAGTCTCGGCATCTCCGCCATGGGGCAGCTCGCCCCGCTGCTCGATCACGCGGATCTCGACGGTGCGGCGCTTCTCAGCAATGATCCGTTCCGTGGCGTTTCGATCTCCGGTGGACGCATCGAGCTCGGCGAGGGCGCCGGACTGGGCGTGACACGTGCGGCTGCAAGCGACCAGCGGTTAGCGAGCGCCGGCAGCAGGTAG
- the priA gene encoding primosomal protein N' — translation MPQETQGLVEIALPVPLFQTFTYAVDPAAARVPAIGARVVVPFRNGTEIGICLGSADRSSLPRKVRTIIDVPDADPALSQDMIALCRWMADYYVVPIGIALRTALPALLSGAQQPQPSRKTHRIVRLRDDLPTLLEREKAFVRAPKQRALFEALESLGGSSTLEHLLQQLSFSQSVLKGLEKRGLVVIEAEEVERDPFAARPISRVAQHRPTVAQTEAIAAIDDAKPGEVFLLNGVTGSGKTLVYIEVLKRLVLEQGKTGIVLVPEIALTPQTVDRFRAVFGDSIAVLHSALSDGERYDAWLALRRGERRIAVGARSAVFAPLANLGAIIVDEEHETSYKQGETPRYHAREVAIVRARLEGAVVVLGSATPSLESWANAEAGKYALLNLPERVGGGRLPQIDVLDLRRRDGPDAPREGAASPAYAYVIRDELDRALEHTLGRKEQSILLLNRRGYSSFLMCSECADVVACPNCSITLTLHRAPERLLCHYCGHHEELSQVCRRCGGRTLRHRGLGTQQVERLVSDRFPRASIARMDVDTTSGKWAHAEILDRVASGEVDILLGTQMIAKGLDFPNVTLVGVVDADTGINLPDFRASERCFQLLSQVAGRAGRGPKGGRVLIQTRVPDHHAVVCAVSHDYLRFVREEMPGRAKPPYPPNVRLANIVLSGTSEPPVAELAIAAGDWLRELIQSRGLHEVTVIGPAPCPIERIKNRWRWHLLLKSVQAGDLTRVSRYFMEKFPVPSNVRVTLDRDPVALL, via the coding sequence ATGCCCCAGGAAACACAGGGGCTGGTCGAGATCGCGCTTCCCGTTCCACTCTTCCAGACATTCACCTACGCAGTCGACCCCGCTGCCGCGAGAGTTCCGGCAATCGGGGCGCGCGTCGTAGTTCCGTTTCGAAACGGAACCGAGATCGGAATCTGTCTGGGGTCGGCAGACCGGTCGTCGCTGCCGCGCAAGGTGCGGACGATCATCGACGTCCCGGACGCCGACCCGGCACTGAGCCAGGACATGATTGCGCTCTGTCGCTGGATGGCGGACTACTACGTCGTGCCCATCGGGATTGCCCTGCGGACCGCGCTTCCTGCCTTGCTGAGCGGCGCACAGCAGCCTCAGCCCTCACGCAAGACGCATCGCATCGTCCGTCTGCGCGATGATCTGCCCACCCTGCTCGAACGAGAGAAGGCGTTTGTCCGCGCGCCAAAGCAGCGTGCGCTGTTCGAAGCTCTCGAGTCTCTCGGAGGGAGCAGCACCCTCGAGCATCTCCTTCAGCAGCTTTCGTTTTCGCAGTCGGTGCTGAAGGGACTCGAGAAACGCGGACTCGTTGTCATCGAGGCGGAGGAAGTAGAGCGTGATCCATTCGCGGCTCGGCCAATCTCGCGCGTCGCACAGCATCGGCCTACAGTCGCGCAGACTGAGGCAATAGCTGCCATAGATGACGCAAAGCCCGGAGAAGTTTTCCTGCTGAACGGCGTGACGGGCAGCGGGAAGACGCTCGTGTACATCGAGGTGCTCAAGCGTCTTGTTCTGGAGCAGGGAAAGACCGGGATTGTTCTCGTACCGGAAATCGCGCTGACGCCGCAGACAGTAGATCGGTTCCGCGCTGTCTTTGGCGACAGCATCGCGGTGCTGCACTCGGCGCTGAGCGATGGCGAGAGGTACGACGCGTGGCTGGCGCTTCGCCGCGGCGAAAGGCGTATCGCTGTCGGCGCCCGCTCCGCGGTGTTCGCTCCGCTGGCCAACCTCGGTGCGATAATCGTCGACGAAGAGCACGAGACGAGCTACAAGCAGGGCGAGACGCCGCGGTATCATGCCCGGGAAGTTGCGATCGTGCGCGCGAGACTCGAGGGAGCTGTTGTGGTGCTCGGCAGTGCTACGCCGTCCCTCGAGAGCTGGGCGAACGCTGAGGCCGGCAAGTACGCGTTACTGAATCTTCCCGAGCGCGTGGGCGGCGGACGATTGCCACAAATCGACGTGCTGGACCTGCGGCGACGGGACGGCCCCGATGCACCGCGAGAAGGCGCTGCGTCGCCTGCCTACGCCTACGTGATTCGCGACGAGCTCGACCGCGCACTCGAGCACACGCTGGGCAGAAAGGAGCAGAGCATCCTTCTGCTGAATCGTCGCGGTTATTCGTCCTTCCTCATGTGCAGCGAATGCGCCGACGTCGTCGCCTGTCCCAACTGCAGCATCACGCTCACGCTTCACCGGGCGCCGGAGCGGCTGCTGTGTCATTACTGCGGCCACCACGAGGAGCTCAGTCAGGTGTGTCGCCGCTGTGGCGGTCGCACGCTCCGCCATCGCGGACTCGGCACGCAGCAAGTGGAGCGCCTTGTCTCGGACCGTTTCCCCCGCGCTTCGATAGCCCGAATGGACGTTGATACCACGAGTGGAAAGTGGGCGCACGCGGAGATCCTGGACCGTGTGGCGAGTGGGGAGGTGGACATCCTCCTTGGAACGCAGATGATCGCCAAGGGCCTGGATTTTCCAAACGTCACGCTCGTCGGAGTGGTCGACGCCGATACCGGGATCAATCTTCCGGACTTTCGCGCTTCCGAGCGATGCTTCCAGCTGCTTAGCCAGGTGGCCGGCCGAGCGGGACGAGGACCAAAGGGCGGTCGCGTGCTGATTCAGACGCGGGTACCCGACCATCACGCCGTAGTCTGCGCAGTCTCGCACGATTATCTCCGCTTCGTTCGCGAGGAGATGCCCGGCAGGGCCAAACCTCCGTACCCGCCCAATGTGCGCCTTGCCAACATAGTCCTGAGCGGCACGAGCGAGCCGCCGGTCGCTGAGCTGGCTATCGCGGCGGGCGACTGGCTTCGCGAGCTCATTCAGTCGCGCGGGCTCCATGAAGTCACGGTCATCGGCCCTGCGCCGTGTCCCATCGAGCGAATAAAGAATCGCTGGCGATGGCATCTGCTGCTGAAGTCGGTGCAGGCTGGTGATCTCACGCGCGTGTCACGCTATTTCATGGAAAAATTCCCGGTGCCCTCGAACGTCAGGGTCACGCTCGACCGCGATCCGGTGGCGCTGCTGTAG
- a CDS encoding alkaline phosphatase family protein gives MTDRRAYPRAGPFLRRYYALKYRAFARERRPRDNRRGLIMLQVDALAFTDLRRALEQGYCPTIGKLLADQKFVLRRWFCGLPSATPYCQAGIFHGENDRIPAFRFYDKAARRLITCNAPEGVQYIRDGISTPGALAGGSSYVNLLDGDAQTVAFTVATREKMSVYQRLGGSRMALLILLHPLRLLRMGAESVVEWFREEWERAWGELTGRVTHSEGIFPLIRIITNVVVREFQTMAILLDVYLGVPVIYSTFMQYDELAHHFGPSSRPALADLRRTDSRISEIWRMARVAGGRGYDLVILSDHGMTPARSYRVEYGESLGATVQRMLDEEALISHSEQSEYATLSANVVETVAQATPPTMLSVRRALGRLRDWVRSRYGLREIILPEKYLVDARHEVVVTYSSCLALLYFAAESEQLSREAIVGNPRLRALYDGLVAHPGIGLVLTRSVEGVHAASQAGQALIRNAGASVVAGSNPLEHYATEPHELRAIESLVLQPNCGDIVVFGEFDGTEIVSFDDQVGAHGSAGGDQVYPFLVTPEGLLDPDEVIEDARDIHRVVMLKYAAAGSPQSSGTHRQ, from the coding sequence GTGACGGATCGCCGCGCGTATCCCCGCGCCGGTCCTTTTCTGCGACGGTACTACGCGCTGAAATACCGCGCGTTCGCCCGCGAGCGCCGCCCGCGCGACAATCGCCGCGGCCTCATCATGCTTCAGGTGGATGCGCTCGCGTTCACGGACCTCCGCCGCGCGCTGGAGCAGGGTTATTGCCCGACTATCGGGAAACTGCTCGCCGATCAGAAGTTCGTTCTTCGCCGATGGTTCTGCGGACTGCCTTCCGCCACACCGTACTGTCAGGCGGGAATCTTCCACGGTGAGAACGACAGGATTCCCGCCTTCCGGTTCTACGACAAGGCTGCTCGCAGGCTCATCACGTGCAACGCTCCGGAAGGCGTTCAATATATTCGCGACGGAATCTCCACACCAGGCGCTCTGGCCGGCGGCTCGAGCTACGTCAATCTTCTCGACGGCGACGCGCAGACGGTGGCGTTCACCGTCGCGACGCGAGAGAAGATGTCCGTCTATCAGCGCCTTGGCGGCTCGCGAATGGCGCTGCTCATTCTGCTGCATCCTCTTCGACTTCTGCGCATGGGAGCGGAAAGCGTCGTCGAATGGTTTCGCGAGGAGTGGGAGCGCGCGTGGGGGGAGCTGACCGGAAGAGTCACGCACTCGGAAGGCATTTTCCCTCTGATCAGGATCATCACCAACGTCGTCGTGCGGGAGTTTCAGACGATGGCAATTCTGCTCGATGTCTACCTCGGCGTTCCCGTGATCTACAGCACGTTCATGCAGTACGACGAGCTCGCGCATCATTTCGGGCCTTCGAGCCGTCCGGCTCTCGCGGACCTCCGGCGCACGGACTCGCGCATCTCCGAGATCTGGCGGATGGCGCGCGTTGCCGGTGGACGCGGTTACGACCTCGTGATTCTCTCGGACCACGGAATGACTCCGGCGCGGAGCTACCGGGTAGAGTATGGCGAGTCGCTCGGTGCGACAGTGCAGCGGATGCTCGATGAGGAAGCGCTCATCAGCCATTCCGAGCAGAGCGAGTACGCGACCCTGAGTGCAAACGTGGTGGAGACTGTCGCCCAGGCGACTCCGCCAACAATGCTCTCCGTTCGGCGCGCGCTCGGTCGGCTGCGCGACTGGGTCCGGAGCAGATACGGACTTCGCGAGATCATCCTTCCCGAGAAGTACCTCGTGGATGCGCGTCACGAAGTCGTCGTGACCTACAGCTCGTGCCTCGCGCTGCTCTACTTCGCCGCGGAGTCAGAGCAGCTATCGCGCGAGGCAATCGTCGGGAATCCGCGACTGCGCGCACTTTACGACGGCCTCGTGGCTCACCCGGGAATTGGCCTGGTTCTGACGAGGTCAGTCGAAGGTGTGCATGCGGCGTCACAGGCAGGGCAGGCGTTGATCCGAAATGCCGGCGCGAGTGTGGTCGCCGGCAGCAACCCTCTCGAGCACTATGCAACGGAGCCGCACGAGCTGAGAGCTATCGAGTCACTCGTGCTGCAACCGAACTGCGGCGACATAGTCGTGTTCGGAGAATTCGATGGAACAGAGATAGTCTCCTTCGACGACCAGGTGGGAGCGCATGGCTCAGCCGGTGGAGATCAGGTTTACCCTTTCCTGGTCACGCCGGAGGGACTGCTCGACCCGGACGAGGTAATCGAGGATGCGAGAGACATCCACCGCGTTGTGATGCTCAAGTACGCTGCGGCGGGTAGCCCACAATCGTCCGGAACTCACCGGCAGTGA
- a CDS encoding response regulator has protein sequence MPIRVLVVEDSVLISSALRILLESNGYDVTVAGTALEAVEAGTHSPPHVLLLDLTLPDADGLWVIEELSSRDVRPAVKLAMTGYDDAGTHQRCIAAGCDDVLVKPVPVRDILRAIADRMT, from the coding sequence GTGCCGATTCGCGTCCTCGTCGTAGAGGACAGCGTGCTCATCTCGAGCGCACTGCGAATTCTCCTGGAGTCGAACGGATACGACGTGACAGTCGCGGGTACGGCACTCGAGGCCGTCGAGGCGGGCACGCACTCCCCGCCGCACGTTCTGCTGCTCGATCTGACACTACCCGACGCCGACGGTCTGTGGGTCATCGAGGAGCTGAGCTCTCGCGACGTCCGGCCCGCGGTAAAACTCGCGATGACCGGATACGATGACGCCGGGACGCACCAGCGATGCATTGCCGCCGGGTGCGACGACGTGCTCGTGAAACCGGTGCCGGTTCGCGATATCCTGCGCGCCATCGCCGACCGAATGACGTGA
- a CDS encoding HAMP domain-containing sensor histidine kinase encodes MTADGRFVSGTSGDTRGGATGEESDDADIRALSDQLADAARIIADLRERDSLKTQFLSNIAHDLRTPLTAIITHAEILRDGLLGEINGKQRESVHTIITGGRQLLDMIAEILLYAKGTSEALAVTATSFPLQAIVEQVTSLNESLVAKKQLTLECCVPDDLPEVNGDRDKIMHVLMNLLGNAFEFTAPGGKVWVMAGLEDAPATSATIRVEVGDTGRGIAPDHHELIFREFAQVDSTASRVHHGTGLGLTIARRYVELHGGRIWVESELGLGSRFFFTLPCAKAPE; translated from the coding sequence ATGACCGCTGACGGCCGCTTCGTGAGCGGCACGAGCGGAGATACGCGCGGCGGCGCCACCGGAGAAGAGTCGGACGACGCAGATATCCGCGCGCTGTCCGACCAGCTTGCGGACGCCGCCAGAATCATCGCGGACCTGCGCGAGCGTGACTCTCTCAAGACGCAGTTCCTGTCGAACATCGCACATGATCTCCGAACGCCGCTAACGGCGATAATCACGCACGCCGAGATACTGCGCGACGGGCTTCTCGGAGAAATCAACGGCAAGCAGCGCGAGAGCGTGCACACGATAATCACCGGCGGCAGGCAGCTGCTCGACATGATCGCCGAGATTCTGCTCTACGCGAAGGGAACGAGCGAGGCGCTTGCCGTCACAGCCACATCCTTTCCGCTTCAGGCAATCGTGGAGCAGGTGACGTCGCTCAACGAATCGCTGGTCGCTAAGAAGCAGCTGACGCTCGAATGCTGCGTCCCTGACGACTTGCCGGAGGTGAACGGCGACCGCGACAAGATCATGCATGTTCTGATGAACCTGCTCGGAAATGCGTTCGAGTTCACAGCACCGGGCGGCAAAGTCTGGGTGATGGCTGGTCTCGAGGATGCACCCGCCACATCCGCGACCATTCGCGTCGAGGTGGGCGACACCGGACGGGGAATCGCCCCCGACCACCACGAGCTCATCTTCCGGGAGTTCGCCCAGGTGGATTCCACCGCGTCGCGCGTGCATCACGGCACCGGCCTCGGTCTTACGATCGCCCGCCGGTACGTCGAGCTGCACGGCGGCCGCATCTGGGTCGAGAGCGAGCTCGGGTTGGGAAGCCGGTTTTTCTTTACGCTGCCCTGCGCCAAGGCACCTGAGTAG